In one Halorubrum sp. CBA1229 genomic region, the following are encoded:
- a CDS encoding zinc ribbon domain-containing protein — translation MTGGDLLPVAAVFVGVLAANLALAWLLAKRDWGPPEILGSAGDSSPSETESASGGDSEAVSTAGPEFAVAADADSTATGTDPDGDPPPLDVDGETVVCRHCGAENRPDFRYCRWCVRSGFATDGPGAGDGSSMTERSL, via the coding sequence ATGACGGGAGGTGACCTCCTTCCGGTCGCCGCCGTGTTCGTCGGGGTGCTCGCGGCCAACCTCGCGCTCGCGTGGCTCCTCGCGAAGCGGGACTGGGGCCCGCCCGAGATCCTCGGGTCCGCCGGCGACTCGTCGCCCTCGGAGACCGAGTCCGCCTCGGGGGGCGACTCCGAGGCCGTCTCGACCGCCGGGCCCGAGTTCGCCGTGGCCGCCGACGCGGACTCGACGGCGACCGGGACCGACCCGGACGGCGACCCGCCCCCGCTCGACGTCGACGGCGAGACCGTCGTCTGCCGGCACTGCGGGGCCGAAAACCGTCCCGACTTCCGCTACTGTCGGTGGTGCGTCCGGTCGGGATTCGCGACCGACGGCCCGGGCGCCGGGGACGGCTCGTCGATGACCGAGCGCTCGCTGTGA
- a CDS encoding Rid family detoxifying hydrolase codes for MKEIVHTDAAPEAVGAYSQATTNGELVFTAGQIPLTPDGELLDDAPVAEQTERALDNLVAVLDEAGATPTDVLKTTVFLADIDDFDEMNEAYAGYFDESPPARSAVQAGALPKGVGVEIEAVAVVE; via the coding sequence ATGAAGGAGATCGTCCACACCGACGCGGCGCCCGAGGCGGTCGGGGCGTACAGCCAGGCGACGACGAACGGCGAGCTCGTGTTCACGGCCGGGCAGATCCCGCTGACGCCTGACGGCGAACTCCTCGACGACGCGCCGGTCGCCGAGCAGACGGAGCGCGCGCTCGACAACCTCGTCGCCGTGCTCGACGAGGCGGGCGCGACGCCGACCGACGTGCTGAAGACGACCGTCTTCCTCGCCGACATCGACGACTTCGACGAGATGAACGAGGCGTACGCCGGGTACTTCGACGAGTCGCCGCCGGCGCGGTCGGCGGTCCAAGCGGGCGCGCTCCCGAAGGGCGTCGGCGTCGAGATCGAGGCGGTCGCCGTCGTCGAGTAG
- the thsB gene encoding thermosome subunit beta, which yields MQQGQPMIIMGDDAQRVKDKDAQEYNISAARGVAESVRSTLGPKGMDKMLVDSMGDVTITNDGVTILQTMDIDNPTAEMIVEVAETQEDEAGDGTTSAVAIAGELLKNAEDLLEQDIHPTAVIKGFNLASEYAREQVDEIATEVEPDDTETLKNVAETSMTGKGAELDKETLADLVVRAIQGVTVEADDGSHVVDLANLNIETRTGRAAGESELLSGAVIDKDPVHDDMPTDFESADVLLLNDPIEVEEADVDTSVNVDSPDQLQKFLDQEEKQLRDKVDTIVESGADVVFCQKGIDDLAQHYLAKEGVLAVRRTKKSDLSFLKNVLGAPIVTDLDSLTADDLAVGSVERDEEEGLFYVEGEDAHGVTLLLYGTTDHVVDELERGIEDAIDVVATTVSDGRTLPGGGAIEVELARRLRDYADSVSGREQLAVEAFADSLELIPRVLAENAGLDAIDLLVDLRAAHEAGDAHAGLNVFSGEVVDTAEAGVVETAQAKEQAISSAAEAANLVLKIDDIISAGDLSTGGDDDEGGAPAGGMGGMGGMGGAM from the coding sequence ATGCAGCAGGGGCAGCCGATGATCATCATGGGCGATGACGCCCAGCGCGTCAAGGACAAAGATGCGCAGGAGTACAACATCTCCGCGGCGCGCGGCGTCGCCGAGTCCGTACGGTCGACGCTCGGGCCGAAAGGGATGGACAAGATGCTCGTCGACTCGATGGGCGACGTCACCATCACGAACGACGGCGTCACCATCCTGCAGACGATGGACATCGACAACCCGACCGCCGAGATGATCGTCGAGGTCGCCGAGACCCAAGAGGACGAGGCCGGCGACGGCACGACGAGCGCGGTCGCGATCGCGGGCGAGCTCCTCAAGAACGCCGAGGACCTCCTCGAACAGGACATCCACCCGACAGCGGTGATCAAGGGCTTCAACCTCGCGAGCGAGTACGCCCGCGAGCAGGTCGACGAAATCGCCACCGAGGTCGAACCCGACGACACCGAGACGCTGAAGAACGTCGCCGAGACGTCGATGACGGGTAAGGGCGCCGAGCTCGACAAGGAGACCCTCGCCGACCTCGTCGTCCGCGCGATCCAGGGCGTCACCGTCGAGGCCGACGACGGCTCCCACGTCGTCGACCTCGCGAACCTCAACATCGAGACCCGCACCGGCCGCGCGGCCGGCGAGTCCGAGCTCCTCTCGGGCGCGGTGATCGACAAGGACCCCGTCCACGACGACATGCCGACCGACTTCGAGTCGGCCGACGTCCTCCTCCTCAACGACCCGATCGAGGTCGAGGAGGCCGACGTCGACACCTCCGTCAACGTCGACTCGCCCGACCAGCTCCAGAAGTTCCTCGACCAGGAGGAGAAGCAGCTCCGCGACAAGGTCGACACGATCGTCGAGAGCGGGGCCGACGTCGTCTTCTGTCAGAAGGGGATCGACGACCTCGCCCAGCACTACCTCGCGAAGGAGGGCGTTCTCGCGGTCCGCCGGACGAAGAAGTCCGACCTGAGCTTCCTCAAGAACGTGCTCGGCGCGCCGATCGTCACCGACCTCGACTCGCTCACCGCCGACGACCTCGCGGTCGGCTCGGTCGAGCGCGACGAGGAGGAGGGGCTGTTCTACGTCGAGGGCGAGGACGCCCACGGCGTCACCCTCCTGCTGTACGGCACGACCGACCACGTCGTCGACGAGCTCGAGCGCGGCATCGAAGACGCGATCGACGTCGTCGCGACGACCGTCTCCGACGGGCGCACGCTCCCCGGCGGCGGCGCCATCGAGGTCGAGCTCGCCCGCCGGCTCCGCGACTACGCCGACTCCGTCTCCGGCCGCGAGCAGCTCGCCGTCGAGGCGTTCGCCGACTCGCTGGAGCTCATCCCCCGCGTGCTCGCCGAGAACGCCGGGCTCGACGCGATCGACCTGCTCGTCGACCTGCGCGCGGCCCACGAGGCCGGCGACGCGCACGCCGGGCTGAACGTCTTCTCCGGCGAGGTCGTAGACACGGCCGAAGCCGGCGTCGTGGAGACGGCCCAGGCGAAGGAGCAGGCCATCTCCTCGGCCGCCGAGGCCGCGAACCTCGTGCTAAAAATCGACGACATCATCTCCGCGGGCGACCTGTCGACCGGCGGCGACGACGACGAGGGCGGCGCCCCGGCCGGCGGCATGGGCGGCATGGGCGGTATGGGCGGTGCGATGTGA
- a CDS encoding 50S ribosomal protein L15e, whose protein sequence is MARSFYSHIKEAWRSPKEGKLAELQWQRKQEWRDEGAIERIERPTRLDKARELGYKAKQGVIVARVSVRKGGSRKQRHKAGRRSKRQGVNRLSRRKSIQRIAEERASRKYRNLRVLNSYWVGEDGSQKWHEVILVDPAHPAIENDDDLGWITSDDHRGRAFRGLTSAGTKGRGQRTRGKGTEKTRPSVTGNDRQGK, encoded by the coding sequence ATGGCACGAAGCTTCTACTCGCACATCAAGGAGGCATGGCGGTCCCCCAAGGAGGGGAAACTGGCGGAGCTGCAGTGGCAGCGCAAACAGGAGTGGCGCGACGAGGGCGCCATCGAGCGCATCGAGCGCCCCACCCGCCTCGACAAGGCCCGCGAACTCGGCTACAAGGCCAAGCAGGGCGTCATCGTCGCCCGCGTGAGCGTCCGGAAGGGCGGCTCGCGCAAGCAGCGCCACAAGGCCGGCCGCCGCTCGAAGCGGCAGGGGGTCAACCGGCTCTCGCGCCGCAAGTCGATCCAGCGCATCGCCGAGGAGCGCGCCTCGCGGAAGTACCGCAACCTCCGCGTGCTCAACTCCTACTGGGTCGGTGAGGACGGCTCGCAGAAGTGGCACGAAGTGATCCTCGTGGACCCCGCCCACCCCGCGATCGAGAACGACGACGACCTCGGCTGGATCACCTCTGACGACCACCGCGGGCGCGCCTTCCGCGGGCTCACCTCCGCCGGCACGAAGGGCCGCGGCCAGCGCACGCGCGGCAAGGGCACGGAGAAGACCCGCCCGAGCGTCACCGGCAACGACCGCCAGGGCAAGTAA
- a CDS encoding type II toxin-antitoxin system ParD family antitoxin: MPKISVEIPGELLDDLDEHVGDDGKFVNRSDAVRASIRKTLDLLDEIDARHDRLDPDGDEAEREASDE; encoded by the coding sequence ATGCCCAAGATAAGCGTCGAGATCCCGGGCGAACTGCTCGACGACCTCGACGAGCACGTCGGCGACGACGGGAAGTTCGTGAATCGCAGCGACGCCGTCCGCGCGTCGATCCGCAAGACGCTCGACCTCCTCGACGAGATCGACGCGCGTCACGACCGACTCGACCCCGACGGCGACGAGGCGGAGCGCGAGGCGAGCGATGAGTAG
- a CDS encoding queuosine precursor transporter yields MSSRTRTAGTDGPFAVDPFDRGAVAAVGLITLFVVALATAQLTAAKVIALPLPVALPVVGPEITLPGAALAYALTFLASDCYAELYGRRATQVVVNVAFLANFLVLALVWSTLAAPGVNPEVSAAFETALAPATGVVAGSLLAYVVSQNWDVFVFHAIRERTGERLLWLRNIASTATSQLLDTAIFVGVAFYAAPVLLGTGEPFEPSLLLALGLGQYLLKLAIAVLDTPIVYLVVGAVRE; encoded by the coding sequence ATGAGTAGCCGGACGCGGACCGCGGGGACCGACGGCCCCTTCGCGGTCGACCCCTTCGACCGCGGCGCGGTGGCGGCGGTCGGGCTGATCACCCTGTTCGTCGTCGCGCTCGCGACCGCGCAGCTCACCGCCGCGAAGGTGATCGCCCTGCCGCTGCCGGTCGCGCTCCCCGTGGTCGGTCCCGAGATCACCCTGCCGGGCGCCGCGCTCGCGTACGCCCTGACGTTCCTCGCGTCCGACTGCTACGCCGAGCTGTACGGCCGCCGCGCGACGCAGGTGGTCGTCAACGTCGCGTTCCTCGCGAACTTCCTCGTGCTCGCCCTCGTCTGGTCGACGCTCGCCGCCCCGGGCGTGAACCCCGAGGTCTCGGCCGCGTTCGAGACCGCGCTCGCCCCGGCGACGGGGGTCGTCGCCGGCAGCCTGCTCGCGTACGTCGTGAGCCAGAACTGGGACGTGTTCGTCTTCCACGCGATCCGCGAGCGGACCGGCGAGCGCCTGCTGTGGCTGCGCAACATCGCCTCGACCGCGACGAGTCAGCTGCTCGACACCGCGATCTTCGTCGGCGTCGCCTTCTACGCCGCCCCGGTCCTGCTCGGCACCGGCGAGCCGTTCGAGCCGTCGCTCCTCCTCGCGCTCGGGCTCGGTCAGTACCTCCTCAAGCTCGCGATCGCCGTCCTCGACACGCCGATCGTCTACCTCGTCGTCGGCGCCGTCCGGGAGTAG
- a CDS encoding DUF5781 family protein, producing the protein MDLRVQGDVPPDPFLGAADLFETECSLADPVHVKVRDDPDERTWAGHYDGYHVLNVSKRAATSAMARELAVHELSHMARYEEGHASHVQSTEEALYLGLSGETVERRKLAHCYQIANHMKDIYADDITLSVAPADKLLGFLESTLATAVADRPDVSRDGSPPVTAGADPEITAVNAAFALALVERHDIAGPDHRIYDLARAAGSDTDAVDVNAFKKRFLALGPDPSESDYRKALVGAARAYAV; encoded by the coding sequence ATGGATCTCCGCGTGCAGGGTGACGTTCCCCCCGACCCGTTTCTCGGCGCCGCCGACCTCTTCGAGACCGAGTGCTCGCTCGCTGACCCGGTCCATGTGAAGGTCCGCGACGACCCCGACGAGCGGACGTGGGCCGGCCACTACGACGGCTACCACGTCCTCAACGTCTCGAAGCGCGCCGCCACCAGCGCGATGGCGCGTGAGCTGGCCGTCCACGAGCTCTCGCACATGGCCCGGTACGAGGAGGGTCACGCCTCCCACGTCCAATCCACCGAGGAGGCGCTGTACCTCGGGCTCTCCGGCGAGACGGTGGAGCGCCGCAAGCTCGCGCACTGCTACCAGATCGCGAATCACATGAAGGACATCTACGCCGACGACATCACGCTCTCCGTCGCGCCCGCGGACAAACTCCTCGGCTTCTTAGAGTCCACGCTCGCGACCGCGGTCGCCGACCGGCCGGACGTCTCGCGGGACGGGTCCCCGCCCGTGACGGCCGGCGCCGACCCGGAGATCACGGCCGTCAACGCCGCGTTCGCGCTCGCTCTCGTCGAACGCCACGACATCGCCGGCCCGGACCACCGGATCTACGACCTCGCGCGCGCCGCCGGCAGCGACACCGACGCGGTCGACGTGAACGCATTTAAAAAGCGCTTCCTGGCGCTCGGCCCCGACCCCTCCGAGAGCGACTACCGGAAGGCGCTCGTCGGCGCCGCGCGGGCGTACGCGGTGTGA
- a CDS encoding hemolysin family protein translates to MGLSSSTLTADLLQLPTPGDNTVIVLGILAIVVLVGLSAFFSSSEIAMFSLPQHRVDSLVDEGVTGAKTIQDMKENPHRLLVTILVGNNIVNVAMTSIATALFGFFLSRGESVLATTFGITTLVLIFGESAPKSYAVENTESWALRIARPLKASEYALYPLVVLFDYIVKGVNSIIGGSAAIESTYVTRDEIQDIIETGEREGVIEEEEREMLDRIFRFNNTIAKEVMTPRLDVTAVAKESSVEEAIETCIQADHERVPVYEGNLDNIIGVVTVRDLVRELRYSEGEPSLARVVKPTLHVPESKNADELLAEMQENRLQMVTVIDEFGTTEGIITLEDMVEEIVGEILEGDEEAPVEFLEENVAVVQGEVNIDEVNEILGIDLPEGEEFETLAGFVFNRAGRLVEEGEEIEFDGVRIRIERVDNTRIMSARVTVLDVDGEGSEDGGAGEAETAADDAV, encoded by the coding sequence ATGGGCTTGTCGTCGAGCACGCTGACGGCCGATCTGCTACAACTGCCGACGCCGGGGGACAACACGGTGATCGTCCTCGGCATCCTCGCGATCGTGGTGCTGGTCGGTCTGTCCGCGTTCTTCTCCTCCTCTGAGATCGCGATGTTCTCGCTCCCGCAGCACCGCGTCGACAGCCTCGTCGACGAGGGCGTCACGGGCGCGAAGACGATCCAGGACATGAAGGAGAACCCGCACCGGCTGCTGGTGACGATCCTCGTCGGCAACAACATCGTCAACGTCGCGATGACCTCCATCGCGACCGCGCTGTTCGGCTTCTTCCTCTCGCGGGGCGAGTCGGTCCTGGCGACGACGTTCGGGATCACGACGCTGGTGCTGATCTTCGGCGAGAGCGCGCCCAAGTCCTACGCCGTCGAGAACACCGAGTCGTGGGCGCTCCGGATCGCCCGCCCGCTGAAGGCGTCGGAGTACGCGCTGTACCCCCTCGTGGTGCTGTTCGACTACATCGTGAAGGGCGTCAACAGCATCATCGGCGGGTCGGCGGCGATCGAGTCGACGTACGTCACCCGCGACGAGATCCAGGACATCATCGAGACGGGCGAGCGCGAGGGCGTCATCGAGGAGGAGGAGCGCGAGATGCTCGACCGCATCTTCCGGTTCAACAACACCATCGCCAAGGAGGTGATGACGCCCCGTCTCGACGTCACCGCGGTCGCGAAGGAGTCGTCGGTCGAGGAGGCGATCGAGACGTGCATCCAGGCCGACCACGAGCGCGTCCCCGTCTACGAGGGGAACCTCGACAACATCATCGGCGTGGTGACCGTGCGGGACCTGGTCCGCGAGCTGCGCTACTCCGAGGGCGAGCCCTCGCTGGCGCGGGTCGTCAAGCCGACGCTGCACGTCCCCGAGTCGAAGAACGCCGACGAGCTGCTCGCGGAGATGCAGGAGAACCGCCTCCAGATGGTCACCGTCATCGACGAGTTCGGGACCACCGAGGGGATCATCACCTTGGAGGACATGGTCGAGGAGATCGTCGGCGAGATCTTGGAGGGCGACGAGGAGGCGCCCGTCGAGTTCTTGGAGGAGAACGTCGCCGTCGTCCAGGGCGAGGTGAACATCGACGAGGTCAACGAGATCCTCGGCATCGACCTCCCCGAGGGCGAGGAGTTCGAGACGCTCGCCGGCTTCGTCTTCAACCGCGCCGGCCGGCTCGTCGAGGAGGGTGAGGAGATCGAGTTCGACGGGGTCCGGATCCGCATCGAGCGCGTCGATAACACGCGGATCATGTCGGCGCGCGTGACGGTGCTCGACGTCGACGGCGAGGGGAGCGAGGACGGCGGGGCCGGGGAGGCCGAGACGGCGGCCGACGACGCGGTATAA
- a CDS encoding glutathione S-transferase N-terminal domain-containing protein: MTDPQITLYRLQACPFCERVVRTLNRFGLEYESRYVEPMHSERNVVKRVSGARSVPAIVDRETGVTMSESANIVEYLEGTYGDAATDGGRAADEGGA; encoded by the coding sequence ATGACGGATCCACAGATCACCCTGTACAGACTGCAGGCGTGCCCGTTCTGCGAGCGCGTCGTCCGGACCCTGAACCGGTTCGGGCTGGAGTACGAGTCCCGGTACGTCGAGCCGATGCACTCGGAGCGGAACGTCGTGAAACGCGTCTCCGGCGCCCGGAGCGTCCCGGCGATCGTCGACCGCGAGACCGGCGTGACGATGTCCGAAAGCGCGAACATCGTGGAGTACCTCGAAGGGACGTACGGGGACGCGGCGACCGACGGGGGCCGCGCGGCCGACGAGGGAGGTGCCTAA
- a CDS encoding redoxin domain-containing protein — translation MPDFDVVSLPETDHVAEGDIAPDFTRPLVNEEYWEDTALDDAVDGPTLLLFHPMDGAFQATYLYNTIDDHGWADDLDVLGLSISSPYAHKRLLAERGEGVRIFSDPGAGVIEEYGVAHDIDGMTGITESRPAVFLLDGDRTVEYAWVASEHPEFPDAEEIGDAIGRLVD, via the coding sequence ATGCCGGACTTCGACGTCGTCTCCCTGCCCGAGACGGACCACGTCGCCGAGGGCGACATCGCACCCGACTTCACCCGCCCCCTCGTGAACGAGGAGTACTGGGAGGACACCGCGCTCGACGACGCCGTCGACGGGCCGACGCTCCTCCTCTTCCACCCGATGGACGGCGCCTTCCAGGCGACCTACCTCTACAACACGATCGACGACCACGGCTGGGCCGACGACCTCGACGTCCTCGGCCTCTCCATCTCGTCGCCGTACGCCCACAAGCGCCTGCTGGCCGAGCGCGGCGAGGGCGTTCGCATCTTCTCGGACCCCGGCGCGGGCGTGATCGAGGAGTACGGCGTCGCTCACGACATCGACGGCATGACCGGGATCACGGAGTCGCGCCCGGCCGTGTTCCTCCTCGACGGCGACCGCACCGTCGAGTACGCGTGGGTCGCGAGCGAGCACCCCGAGTTCCCCGACGCCGAAGAGATCGGCGACGCGATCGGCCGGCTCGTCGACTGA
- a CDS encoding L-threonylcarbamoyladenylate synthase, with translation MTDDTDDREPRPGSEPEPSRDAASRRDDVRRAAAAVADGELVVYPTETVYGLGGDALDPDAVERVFDLKGRDRSNPLSLGVASADDALRYARPTEFAVAFARAFLPGPVTVVVERGDAVPDALTAGSDRVGLRVPDQPVARALLRETGPLTATSANVSGTGSVTDLDDLDDRIREGVGAVIDDGEAPGTESTVVDPEAGTIHRRGAMAGAIEAWLADPPV, from the coding sequence GTGACGGACGACACCGACGATCGGGAGCCTCGCCCCGGATCCGAGCCGGAGCCCAGCCGCGACGCCGCGAGCCGCCGAGACGACGTCCGGCGCGCGGCCGCGGCGGTCGCCGACGGCGAGCTCGTCGTCTACCCGACGGAGACGGTGTACGGGCTCGGCGGGGACGCGCTCGATCCCGACGCCGTCGAGCGCGTGTTCGACCTGAAGGGCCGCGACCGGTCGAACCCGCTCTCGCTGGGCGTCGCGAGCGCCGACGACGCGCTCCGCTACGCGCGCCCCACGGAGTTCGCGGTCGCGTTCGCCCGCGCGTTCCTCCCCGGCCCCGTGACCGTCGTCGTCGAGCGCGGCGACGCGGTCCCGGACGCGCTCACCGCCGGCAGCGACCGCGTCGGGCTCCGCGTCCCCGACCAACCGGTCGCCAGGGCGCTCCTCCGCGAGACCGGTCCCCTCACCGCGACGAGCGCGAACGTCTCCGGGACCGGCAGCGTCACCGACCTCGACGACCTCGACGACCGGATCCGCGAGGGCGTCGGCGCGGTGATCGACGACGGGGAGGCGCCCGGCACGGAGAGCACCGTCGTCGACCCGGAAGCGGGGACGATCCACCGCCGCGGCGCGATGGCCGGCGCTATCGAGGCGTGGCTGGCGGACCCGCCGGTGTAG
- a CDS encoding HAH_0734 family protein, whose translation MQHLIIRGDPDIRRDAVIEYDGEELVCFGINVQGGWHGPDEPQLWCTVGSEDEREAYDKREYVPHWLDVDAVDAEEIEVLSEKGPLSV comes from the coding sequence ATGCAACACCTCATCATTCGCGGCGACCCCGACATCCGGCGGGACGCGGTGATCGAGTACGACGGCGAGGAGCTGGTCTGTTTCGGCATCAACGTGCAGGGCGGCTGGCACGGCCCGGACGAGCCCCAGCTCTGGTGTACCGTCGGTAGCGAGGACGAGCGCGAGGCGTACGACAAACGCGAGTACGTCCCCCACTGGCTCGACGTGGACGCGGTCGACGCCGAGGAGATCGAGGTGCTGAGCGAGAAGGGTCCGCTGTCGGTCTGA
- a CDS encoding ribosome biogenesis/translation initiation ATPase RLI codes for MADDSIAVVDLDRCQPDRCNYECANYCPPNRTGKECITERGEDAVEGDPDQIHISEEICLGETCGICVEKCPFDAIEIINLPSELEEEPVHRYGENAFSLYGLPTPEPGNVTGILGPNGIGKSTAVHGLAGEMVPNLGDHEGEADWDRVLDRFRGTGLQNYLKSLKEGDVSVARKPQYVDQIPKQFDGNTRELLERTDERGALDELIERLNIAPVMDQDIDSISGGELQRVAIAACLARDADFYFLDEITPYLDIGQRMIVARLIRELADDDDTERSMLVVEHDLAILDLLADTLHVAYGEPGAYGVITDPKSVRNGINEYLKGYLDNENMRIRPSAITFEEHAPRVASRSETLVEYPDLSKSYGDGEFELHVEGGEINHSEVLGVVGPNGIGKSTLAKLFAGSLEPDKGSLDFALDIAYKPQYVEIDQPMRVDAFLSSITDEFGSSYWNTEIAQPLQLDRIMEQNLTDLSGGERQRVAIAACLSEDADLFLLDEPSAHLDVEQRVRATTAIRRYAENHDATVMVIDHDIYMIDLLADRLMVFDGEPAERGHAAPPQDMRDGMNEFLSDLDITFRRDERTGRPRINKPDSQLDSKQKREGEYYYSA; via the coding sequence ATGGCGGACGACAGCATCGCCGTGGTCGACCTCGATCGGTGCCAGCCCGACCGGTGTAACTACGAGTGCGCGAACTACTGCCCGCCGAACCGGACGGGCAAGGAGTGCATCACCGAGCGCGGCGAGGACGCGGTCGAGGGCGACCCGGACCAGATCCACATCTCCGAGGAGATCTGTCTGGGCGAGACCTGCGGTATCTGCGTCGAGAAGTGCCCGTTCGACGCGATCGAGATCATCAATCTCCCCTCGGAGCTCGAGGAGGAGCCGGTCCACCGCTACGGCGAGAACGCCTTCTCGCTGTACGGGCTCCCGACCCCGGAGCCGGGCAACGTCACCGGCATCCTCGGTCCCAACGGGATCGGGAAGTCGACGGCGGTCCACGGCCTCGCCGGCGAGATGGTCCCGAACCTCGGCGACCACGAGGGCGAGGCCGACTGGGACCGGGTGCTCGACCGCTTCCGCGGCACGGGGCTCCAGAACTACCTGAAGTCGCTGAAAGAGGGCGACGTGAGCGTGGCGCGCAAGCCGCAGTACGTCGACCAGATCCCCAAGCAGTTCGACGGCAACACCCGCGAGCTGTTGGAGCGCACCGACGAGCGCGGCGCGCTCGACGAGCTGATCGAGCGGCTCAACATCGCCCCGGTGATGGACCAAGACATCGACTCCATCTCCGGCGGCGAGCTCCAGCGCGTCGCCATCGCGGCGTGTCTGGCCCGCGACGCCGACTTCTACTTCCTCGACGAGATCACGCCGTACCTCGATATCGGCCAGCGGATGATCGTCGCCCGGCTCATCCGCGAGCTGGCCGACGACGACGACACCGAGCGCTCGATGCTCGTCGTCGAGCACGACCTCGCCATCCTTGACCTCCTCGCCGACACCCTCCACGTCGCGTACGGGGAGCCGGGCGCGTACGGGGTCATCACCGACCCCAAGTCGGTTCGCAACGGGATCAACGAGTACCTGAAGGGGTACCTCGACAACGAGAACATGCGGATCCGGCCCTCCGCGATTACCTTCGAGGAGCACGCCCCCCGCGTCGCCTCGCGCAGTGAGACGCTGGTCGAGTACCCCGACCTCTCGAAGTCGTACGGCGATGGCGAGTTCGAGCTCCACGTCGAGGGCGGCGAGATCAACCACTCCGAGGTGCTCGGCGTCGTCGGCCCGAACGGGATCGGGAAGTCGACGCTCGCGAAGCTGTTCGCGGGCTCGCTGGAGCCCGACAAGGGGTCGCTCGACTTCGCGCTCGACATCGCGTACAAGCCGCAGTACGTCGAGATCGACCAGCCGATGCGCGTCGACGCGTTCCTCTCCTCTATCACCGACGAGTTCGGCAGCTCCTACTGGAACACGGAGATCGCCCAGCCGCTCCAGCTCGACCGGATCATGGAGCAGAACCTCACGGACCTCTCCGGCGGAGAGCGCCAGCGCGTCGCGATCGCGGCGTGCCTCTCCGAGGACGCCGACCTGTTCCTGCTCGACGAGCCCTCCGCGCACCTCGACGTCGAGCAGCGGGTCCGGGCGACGACGGCGATCCGCCGGTACGCCGAGAACCACGACGCGACCGTCATGGTGATCGACCACGACATCTACATGATCGACCTGCTGGCCGACCGCCTGATGGTGTTCGACGGCGAGCCGGCCGAGCGCGGGCACGCCGCGCCGCCGCAGGACATGCGCGACGGGATGAACGAGTTCCTCTCCGACCTCGACATCACCTTCCGCCGCGACGAGCGCACGGGGCGCCCCCGGATCAACAAGCCGGACTCGCAGCTCGACAGCAAGCAGAAGCGCGAGGGCGAGTACTACTACTCAGCCTGA
- a CDS encoding helix-turn-helix domain-containing protein: protein MEGTQTEGLDDLPPSAKLVFKVLEYNGPLTQKGIVEESMLSARTVRYALERLEGIGVVDEDVYFADARQNLYKLTEPAQEFTGEESDASCTAD, encoded by the coding sequence ATGGAAGGAACCCAAACGGAGGGGCTCGACGACCTCCCACCGAGCGCCAAACTCGTCTTCAAGGTGCTCGAGTACAACGGCCCGCTGACACAGAAAGGCATCGTCGAGGAGTCGATGCTGTCTGCACGGACCGTTCGGTACGCCCTCGAGCGACTCGAGGGGATCGGGGTCGTCGACGAGGACGTCTACTTCGCGGACGCGAGACAGAACCTCTACAAGCTCACCGAGCCCGCACAGGAGTTCACCGGCGAGGAGAGCGACGCCTCCTGTACCGCCGACTGA